A genomic window from Cetobacterium somerae ATCC BAA-474 includes:
- a CDS encoding AbgT family transporter yields the protein MGKVNERKKHGILDWIEKVGNKIPHPFMLFFFLSVFIILLSWGLNYLDVGVIDPVKNEVVKVKNLLSSEGINFMLQNTIKNFTGFSPLGLVLVMTLGIGLAEHVGLVSAFMRNTILNSSPKVITFMIMLIGICGNIASDAAIVVVPVISAFIFCSLGKHPLAGIAVGYAATTAGFSANLIVAGTDALLAGISTEAMKIVNPNITVSVVDNWYFMGVSTFLLAIVGTVVTEKIIEPRLGKYTGKKIIEREAVNQVEKKALKKAGIYVSMYILFLVAIVYPKNSFLRNPTTGSLLNSPLLNAIIPLLLILFLIAGITYGKGVGKIKDMSDIPKYMTLGIKDMSSYIVLVFMIGQFIAYFNWSKLGFVLAVEGADLLKNLNLRGIPLFVMFILLSAFINLFIGSGSAKWALLAPIFIPMFYMLGYNPALTQMLYRIGDSTTNVISPLFPYMPIVLGLAQEYEEDSGVGTVISLMLPYTIAMLIMWIIMAIIWIYLGIPLGPGAPIDI from the coding sequence ATGGGAAAAGTAAATGAAAGAAAAAAACATGGTATCTTAGATTGGATAGAAAAGGTTGGAAATAAAATTCCACATCCATTTATGCTTTTTTTCTTTTTAAGTGTTTTTATTATTTTACTATCTTGGGGATTAAATTATTTAGACGTTGGTGTAATAGACCCTGTTAAAAATGAAGTTGTAAAAGTAAAAAATTTACTTTCTAGTGAGGGTATAAATTTTATGTTACAAAATACAATAAAGAATTTTACAGGATTTTCACCTCTAGGTTTAGTTTTAGTTATGACTTTGGGAATTGGATTAGCTGAGCATGTTGGTTTAGTATCAGCTTTTATGAGAAATACTATTCTTAATAGTTCTCCAAAGGTTATTACGTTTATGATTATGTTAATTGGTATTTGTGGAAATATAGCATCAGATGCAGCTATTGTTGTAGTTCCTGTAATATCAGCTTTTATATTCTGCTCTTTAGGAAAGCATCCTCTAGCTGGAATAGCTGTAGGTTATGCTGCAACAACAGCTGGTTTTAGTGCAAATCTAATTGTAGCAGGAACAGATGCTCTATTAGCTGGAATTTCAACAGAAGCTATGAAAATTGTAAATCCAAATATAACTGTTTCAGTTGTGGATAACTGGTATTTTATGGGAGTATCTACATTTTTATTAGCAATAGTAGGAACAGTTGTAACTGAGAAAATTATAGAACCTAGATTAGGAAAATATACAGGTAAAAAGATAATTGAAAGAGAGGCAGTTAATCAAGTAGAAAAAAAAGCACTAAAAAAAGCAGGAATCTATGTGAGTATGTATATTCTGTTTTTAGTAGCAATTGTTTATCCTAAAAATAGTTTTTTAAGAAATCCAACAACAGGTTCTCTTTTAAATTCACCACTATTAAATGCAATAATTCCACTATTATTGATACTTTTTCTAATAGCAGGAATAACTTATGGAAAGGGCGTTGGAAAGATAAAAGATATGTCAGATATTCCTAAATACATGACTTTAGGAATAAAAGATATGTCTAGTTATATTGTTTTAGTTTTTATGATTGGTCAATTTATAGCATATTTTAACTGGAGTAAACTTGGATTTGTTTTAGCTGTAGAGGGTGCAGATTTACTAAAAAATCTTAACTTAAGAGGAATACCTTTATTTGTGATGTTTATATTACTTTCGGCATTTATAAATCTTTTTATTGGAAGTGGATCAGCTAAATGGGCTTTATTAGCTCCAATATTTATACCTATGTTTTATATGTTAGGTTATAATCCTGCTTTAACTCAGATGCTTTATAGAATAGGTGACTCTACAACTAATGTAATATCACCTCTATTTCCATATATGCCAATAGTTCTTGGTTTAGCTCAGGAGTATGAAGAGGACTCAGGAGTAGGAACTGTGATATCTTTGATGCTTCCATATACTATAGCTATGTTAAT
- a CDS encoding M20 metallopeptidase family protein: MLNNLNTHRNYLHTIPEIALNEFKTAEYIREVLDKEKIEYHCVGTSTVAFIPGESDQCIAFRADIDALPLTEESTNPFKSKTPGMMHACGHDGHTAMLLTFIQEIKLLISKGTKLKKSLVFIFQAGEEGAGGARFIVADEYYKSKNIEAIYALHVYPEIKVGEFAVKSGFVSLQNINLDIVLTGKGCHGAQPHKGIDSILIGAKLVEAYQSIKSRNIPSYEHFLLTIGAFHAGTVRNIIPGTVNMLGTIRLENISLIPFIQERMEHINKGFELAFDVKIDMKFQPFYPPVVNDSNLFEKALKALKDKKVFTDISLSGSEDFSFYSQNGTPGLLALVGIRDEEKGHVCALHNNRFDFENEALIHGVEFFKNLLQENNAI, from the coding sequence ATGTTAAATAATTTAAATACTCATCGAAACTATCTACACACGATACCAGAAATAGCATTAAACGAATTTAAAACTGCTGAGTATATTAGAGAGGTTTTAGATAAAGAAAAGATAGAGTATCATTGTGTTGGAACAAGTACTGTTGCTTTTATTCCAGGTGAAAGTGATCAATGTATCGCTTTTAGAGCTGATATTGATGCTTTGCCATTAACTGAAGAAAGCACTAATCCTTTTAAATCTAAAACTCCAGGTATGATGCACGCATGTGGGCATGATGGACATACAGCCATGCTTTTAACTTTTATTCAGGAGATTAAACTTTTAATATCTAAAGGAACAAAATTAAAAAAATCTTTAGTTTTTATATTTCAAGCTGGTGAAGAGGGAGCTGGTGGAGCTAGATTTATTGTAGCTGATGAGTACTACAAATCTAAAAATATAGAAGCTATATACGCTTTACATGTATATCCTGAGATTAAAGTTGGAGAGTTCGCTGTAAAATCTGGTTTTGTATCTCTTCAAAATATAAATTTAGATATTGTTTTAACTGGAAAAGGGTGTCATGGTGCTCAACCTCATAAAGGTATTGATTCAATACTAATTGGAGCTAAATTAGTAGAAGCCTATCAATCAATTAAATCTAGAAATATACCATCTTATGAGCATTTTTTACTTACAATTGGAGCTTTCCATGCTGGTACAGTTAGAAATATTATTCCTGGAACTGTTAATATGCTTGGAACTATTAGGCTTGAAAATATATCTTTAATACCTTTTATCCAAGAAAGAATGGAGCATATTAATAAAGGGTTTGAACTAGCTTTTGATGTAAAAATTGATATGAAATTTCAACCTTTTTATCCACCAGTGGTTAACGATTCTAATCTTTTTGAAAAAGCTCTAAAAGCTTTAAAAGATAAAAAAGTTTTTACTGATATCTCTTTAAGTGGATCTGAAGATTTCTCTTTTTATTCGCAAAATGGAACTCCCGGATTATTGGCATTAGTTGGTATTAGAGATGAAGAAAAAGGACATGTTTGTGCTCTTCATAACAATCGATTTGATTTTGAAAATGAAGCTTTAATACACGGTGTTGAATTCTTTAAAAATTTACTTCAAGAAAATAACGCAATTTAA